The Blastocatellia bacterium genome has a window encoding:
- a CDS encoding glycosyltransferase family 39 protein, protein MNKPMAGWVHRRTGEHTALSWFESPLAACLTLLILCGIFFFFRLGSFPLLGPDEPRYGQVAREMLTRLDVITPTLGGHPWLEKPVLLYWLMMLSMSLLGVTEWAARLPSALLAALATLIVYDTGRRVISAQYGFLSGLALSVSLMFAVFAHGATTDMPLAATMTLGLCCFFVFETRAARRPHRWLLAAYAWFGAALLAKGLVGVVLPLAIIGVYWLLTRQWKRWREARWLAGLLMLLAVASTWYVPVIARHGWTFINEFFISHHLERFTSNKFNHPGPIYYFIPVILIGVFPFTTFLVAALMRLRWSLCHSDDVRDRLRCFAAVWVFLPLLFFSFSGSKLPGYILPVIPAAAFLIADELQRLLTADVDRTGSVAAKLAAAFVMTMSVVGFFFAERELPLGGKGHLIMLFIGLGTGAVALYWSVIHQYGRSIAALVVGCAVAFTAANFVYVPAAAEKESLHRLAEAAVRAMRPDERIVGFFYFHHSLTFYTNARSIYDERGNVVIARSPDELLQQVRQHGSVLCVTRQEIWQDLSRDARFRFELLGQQQDIILVRATGQ, encoded by the coding sequence ATGAATAAACCAATGGCTGGCTGGGTTCATCGGCGAACCGGCGAGCACACTGCTCTCTCATGGTTCGAATCTCCGTTAGCCGCTTGTCTAACGCTGCTCATTCTCTGCGGAATTTTTTTCTTCTTCCGGCTCGGTTCATTCCCGTTGCTGGGGCCTGATGAACCGCGCTACGGGCAGGTCGCTCGCGAAATGCTGACGCGGCTTGATGTGATCACGCCGACGCTGGGCGGCCATCCCTGGCTTGAGAAGCCGGTGTTGTTATATTGGCTGATGATGCTTTCGATGAGTTTGCTGGGCGTCACCGAGTGGGCAGCGCGATTGCCTTCAGCCCTGTTGGCTGCGCTCGCGACGCTGATTGTATACGACACGGGGCGTCGGGTCATCAGCGCGCAATACGGTTTTTTGAGCGGGCTGGCGTTGAGCGTTAGTCTGATGTTTGCCGTGTTTGCTCATGGCGCGACAACTGACATGCCGTTGGCCGCCACGATGACACTTGGGCTGTGCTGCTTTTTTGTGTTTGAAACGCGAGCCGCTCGGCGACCACATCGCTGGTTGCTCGCGGCGTATGCGTGGTTTGGCGCGGCCCTGTTGGCGAAGGGATTAGTTGGGGTTGTGCTGCCGCTGGCCATCATAGGCGTCTACTGGTTGCTCACGCGCCAATGGAAGCGCTGGCGGGAAGCTCGATGGCTCGCGGGCCTGCTGATGCTGCTGGCCGTCGCTTCGACGTGGTACGTTCCCGTCATCGCGCGGCATGGTTGGACGTTCATCAACGAGTTCTTCATCAGCCACCATCTTGAACGATTCACCAGCAACAAATTCAATCATCCCGGCCCGATCTACTATTTCATCCCGGTCATTCTCATCGGCGTGTTTCCGTTCACGACGTTTCTTGTGGCCGCGTTGATGCGATTACGATGGTCGCTATGTCATTCGGACGATGTGCGAGATCGGCTGCGGTGTTTTGCTGCGGTGTGGGTCTTTCTCCCGTTGCTGTTTTTTTCGTTCTCCGGCTCAAAGTTACCGGGATATATTTTGCCGGTTATCCCTGCTGCGGCGTTTCTCATTGCGGATGAATTGCAGCGGTTGTTGACGGCGGACGTGGATCGGACTGGCTCAGTGGCGGCGAAGCTGGCGGCCGCGTTCGTCATGACAATGAGTGTCGTAGGATTTTTTTTCGCAGAGAGGGAGTTGCCGCTCGGTGGCAAAGGCCATCTGATCATGCTGTTCATTGGTTTGGGAACCGGAGCGGTGGCGCTCTATTGGAGCGTCATCCATCAATATGGGCGATCCATTGCGGCGCTCGTCGTTGGGTGCGCCGTTGCGTTCACTGCAGCCAACTTCGTCTACGTACCCGCTGCCGCTGAGAAGGAATCATTACACCGCTTGGCTGAAGCGGCGGTTCGCGCTATGCGTCCGGATGAGCGAATCGTCGGATTTTTCTATTTCCATCACTCACTGACGTTTTATACGAACGCCCGCTCGATTTACGATGAACGCGGTAACGTCGTGATTGCTCGCTCGCCAGATGAATTGCTCCAGCAGGTGAGGCAGCATGGCTCCGTCTTATGTGTGACGCGCCAAGAGATATGGCAGGATTTGAGCCGAGATGCTCGATTCCGATTTGAATTGCTAGGCCAGCAACAAGACATCATACTCGTCCGGGCAACGGGACAATAG
- a CDS encoding BON domain-containing protein yields the protein MRLTLKGRLIIALLLLLLVGGGGIYLYSRLTGLTLSQIWERWTAPSAEEIVQQGSVESSDTSIEAQLYKALFSQADLRRQNVTTVVSGGVVTFSGEVESAELKAALDRLGQQIPGVKQVVNNTTVKSPSATSSTPPATPLPSATTLVDADEQLAKQVEFALYRTDAFELKYMVVTSRGGRIRLSGSVRSIAEKLLAERVAREVKGVTDVVNELTIEVSPQQGERRD from the coding sequence ATGCGGCTCACGCTTAAAGGACGACTCATCATAGCCCTGCTTCTGTTGTTACTTGTCGGCGGCGGTGGCATCTATTTGTACAGCCGGCTGACCGGTCTCACGCTCAGTCAAATATGGGAGCGTTGGACGGCGCCGTCAGCGGAAGAGATCGTTCAACAAGGGTCTGTGGAGTCCAGCGATACGTCCATCGAGGCGCAGTTGTACAAAGCATTATTCAGTCAAGCAGACTTGCGCCGACAGAACGTCACAACGGTCGTCTCCGGCGGCGTCGTGACGTTTTCCGGTGAGGTTGAGTCGGCAGAGCTGAAAGCAGCATTAGACCGGCTCGGCCAGCAAATTCCCGGTGTCAAGCAAGTCGTCAACAACACGACGGTGAAATCACCCTCAGCGACTTCGAGCACGCCGCCGGCCACCCCGCTGCCGAGCGCGACGACGCTTGTGGATGCCGATGAGCAACTGGCTAAGCAGGTCGAGTTCGCGCTCTATCGAACGGACGCATTCGAGTTGAAATATATGGTTGTGACCTCGCGGGGCGGTCGCATCCGATTGTCCGGCAGCGTGCGCAGCATCGCTGAGAAGCTGTTGGCCGAGCGTGTCGCCAGAGAGGTAAAAGGCGTTACCGACGTGGTCAACGAGTTGACAATCGAGGTCTCGCCTCAACAGGGCGAGCGACGTGATTGA
- a CDS encoding 4-hydroxy-3-methylbut-2-enyl diphosphate reductase: protein MIQAVAQPAATNLASRVDRWYTSALVMSVHEQLASTIVRRGFGLKEEIKWPMAADYHSALVDRMKAEGYQLTVGPLSFRLAQEFGFCYGVDFALDLAYETRYKFPDRRIFLISEIIHNPRVNTRLQELGIRFLKTSDGPMMDLDEVTPEDVIIVPAFGATVAEMERLRQKGCVVVDTTCGSVIAVWKRVERYARDGFTAIIHGKYNHEETRATASQAMRFPGGRYLIVLDKQEAATVCHYIVHGGDKAAFLSQFAQAVSPDFDPDRDLQYVGLANQTTMLSSESLEIAEMFRQAIMQRYGPEQVGERFRSFDTICSATQNRQDAVQKLVQQNVDLMIVIGGYNSSNTNHLCEIASQYVPTYHINEVDCIVSDRHIRHQPALCHEEVISEGWLPDGSVIIGITAGASTPNRVIGEVIERIVACRGLSLAPDE from the coding sequence ATGATACAAGCAGTTGCGCAGCCCGCTGCAACGAACCTTGCCAGCAGAGTAGACCGTTGGTACACTTCCGCCTTGGTCATGAGCGTCCACGAACAACTCGCTTCCACCATCGTCCGACGTGGCTTTGGCCTCAAAGAAGAAATCAAGTGGCCAATGGCTGCTGATTATCACAGCGCATTGGTTGACCGCATGAAAGCTGAAGGCTACCAACTGACTGTCGGCCCACTTTCGTTTCGCTTGGCGCAAGAGTTTGGGTTCTGTTATGGCGTGGATTTCGCTCTGGATTTGGCCTACGAGACGCGCTACAAATTTCCTGACCGACGCATCTTTCTGATCAGTGAAATCATTCACAACCCGCGCGTCAATACGCGGCTGCAAGAGCTGGGCATCCGGTTTCTCAAAACATCTGATGGACCGATGATGGATTTGGATGAGGTGACGCCCGAAGATGTCATCATTGTTCCCGCATTCGGCGCTACAGTCGCTGAGATGGAACGGTTGCGCCAGAAAGGTTGTGTGGTGGTGGATACGACGTGTGGCTCCGTGATCGCTGTGTGGAAGCGTGTTGAACGCTACGCCCGCGATGGTTTCACCGCCATCATTCACGGTAAATACAACCACGAAGAGACGCGAGCCACCGCTTCACAGGCGATGCGATTCCCCGGCGGACGCTATCTGATTGTGCTGGATAAACAGGAGGCAGCAACCGTCTGCCATTACATCGTCCATGGCGGCGATAAAGCGGCCTTCTTGTCGCAGTTTGCTCAAGCTGTGTCGCCCGACTTTGATCCTGACCGCGATCTTCAATACGTCGGCTTGGCGAACCAAACGACTATGCTCAGCAGCGAGTCATTGGAGATTGCTGAGATGTTCCGTCAAGCCATCATGCAACGCTATGGCCCGGAGCAGGTCGGCGAGCGATTCCGCTCGTTCGATACAATTTGCAGCGCCACGCAGAATCGGCAGGATGCTGTGCAAAAGCTGGTACAACAAAACGTGGACCTGATGATCGTCATCGGCGGATATAACAGCAGCAACACAAACCACCTGTGTGAAATTGCTTCGCAGTATGTTCCCACCTATCACATCAATGAAGTTGATTGCATTGTTTCGGATCGTCACATTCGTCACCAGCCGGCGCTCTGTCATGAAGAAGTGATCAGCGAAGGATGGTTACCCGACGGGTCAGTGATCATCGGGATCACAGCCGGCGCCTCCACGCCCAATCGCGTCATCGGTGAAGTGATCGAACGCATCGTTGCCTGTCGTGGTTTGTCTCTAGCGCCAGATGAATAA
- a CDS encoding efflux RND transporter periplasmic adaptor subunit: MNHGELLNTQRHTITNELSVAKKAVMIPDFMQVQQSSKPDLSVLKIDRQRARRSSRSWRRWVLTVLVIALLVVGIGVMTGQFGPLAAKPVRVAVASRRALTGAEPVLTASGYIIARHQVEVGSKITGRIVELLVDEGDYVRKGQLIARLDDYEIRAELQRAQANVAAAKARLAELEAGSRPQEIERAKAEQERLLADLKNAEINWQRIRQLVNDGVLQQQALDDARARLEMAQKAYQAAVENYELTRLGPRQEQIELARAQLRQAEAELAYAQAQLDNTLIRAPVSGTVLDRYADLGEMVTTGFTSDRGAKQALVSIADLRDLQVEMDITEADIAKVELNQPVTITPDAYTDRRYNGIVEYIADVADRQKATIQVKVKVLNPDAFLRPDMGAKVTFFPTGTVPATESTGIFVPASAIVYQQGRPNVFVVKDDKAMIQPVTPGDQADGYVNIRDGLQGGERVIIGGHENLKHGDRISVQS, translated from the coding sequence ATGAATCACGGTGAATTACTCAACACTCAACGACACACAATCACCAATGAATTGTCAGTTGCAAAAAAAGCCGTTATGATTCCCGACTTCATGCAGGTGCAACAATCGTCCAAACCGGATTTGAGCGTGTTAAAAATTGATCGGCAGCGCGCCAGACGATCATCCAGAAGCTGGCGCCGCTGGGTGTTGACGGTCTTGGTGATCGCCCTGCTGGTTGTCGGCATCGGCGTGATGACGGGTCAGTTTGGACCGTTGGCCGCCAAGCCGGTACGTGTTGCCGTCGCTAGCCGGCGCGCCCTGACCGGCGCTGAGCCGGTGTTGACGGCCAGCGGATACATCATTGCGCGTCATCAGGTCGAAGTCGGCTCCAAGATCACCGGCCGGATTGTCGAGCTGCTGGTGGATGAAGGCGATTACGTTCGCAAAGGTCAGTTGATCGCTCGATTGGATGATTATGAAATCCGCGCCGAGTTGCAACGGGCGCAGGCCAATGTGGCTGCGGCGAAAGCGCGGCTGGCTGAGCTGGAGGCTGGTTCACGTCCTCAAGAAATTGAACGGGCTAAGGCTGAACAAGAACGGTTGCTGGCGGACCTGAAAAATGCCGAAATTAACTGGCAACGCATCCGGCAGTTAGTCAACGACGGCGTGCTTCAGCAACAGGCTTTGGATGACGCCCGCGCGCGACTGGAGATGGCTCAGAAGGCATATCAAGCGGCCGTGGAAAATTACGAGCTGACGCGCCTCGGACCGCGCCAAGAACAGATTGAACTAGCCCGAGCACAATTGCGACAGGCTGAAGCGGAACTGGCATACGCGCAAGCTCAATTGGACAACACGCTGATTCGCGCGCCGGTTAGCGGCACCGTCTTGGATCGGTATGCCGACCTCGGTGAGATGGTGACCACTGGCTTCACGTCAGATCGTGGCGCTAAGCAGGCCTTGGTCTCCATTGCCGACCTGCGCGACTTGCAGGTGGAAATGGACATCACGGAAGCTGACATTGCGAAAGTAGAACTGAACCAACCGGTCACGATCACGCCGGATGCCTACACCGACCGTCGCTATAACGGCATCGTTGAATATATCGCCGATGTCGCCGACCGACAGAAAGCGACGATTCAAGTCAAGGTGAAAGTGCTCAATCCCGATGCGTTTTTGCGACCGGACATGGGCGCTAAGGTCACCTTTTTCCCAACGGGCACGGTCCCGGCCACAGAGTCAACCGGCATCTTTGTGCCGGCTTCTGCCATCGTGTATCAACAAGGTCGTCCCAATGTGTTTGTCGTCAAGGACGACAAGGCGATGATCCAGCCGGTGACGCCGGGCGACCAAGCCGATGGATACGTCAACATTCGGGATGGCTTGCAAGGTGGCGAGCGCGTCATCATCGGCGGGCATGAGAATCTCAAGCACGGGGATAGGATTTCGGTACAATCATAG